The following proteins come from a genomic window of Sardina pilchardus chromosome 1, fSarPil1.1, whole genome shotgun sequence:
- the LOC134078279 gene encoding uncharacterized protein LOC134078279, translating to MTSTTAVNHKHRRSSHKRRRPSHKRRRRSHKRRRYSHKRRRPSHKRRYSHKRRYSHKRRYSHKRRYSHKRRRRRRPSHKRRYSHKRRYSHKRRYSHKRRRRRYSHRHRQRIQPLQCHGHVLRFPSL from the coding sequence ATGACTTCGACGACAGCCGTCAACCACAAGCACCGCCGCTCCAGCCACAAGCGCCGCCGCCCCAGCCACaagcgccgccgccgcagccACAAGCGCCGCCGCTACAGCCACAAGCGCCGCCGCCCCAGCCACAAGCGCCGCTACAGCCACAAGCGCCGCTACAGCCACAAGCGCCGCTACAGCCACAAGCGCCGCTACAGCCAcaagcgccgccgccgccgccgccccagCCACAAGCGCCGCTACAGCCACAAGCGCCGCTACAGCCACAAGCGCCGCTACAGCCAcaagcgccgccgccgccgctacaGCCACAGGCACCGCCAGCGAATCCAGCCGCTCCAGTGTCATGGTCACGTGCTGCGGTTCCCAAGTTTGTAG